The following nucleotide sequence is from Alkalihalobacillus sp. LMS39.
AACACCGCCTAACCATCCATTGACAGTTCGTAAAATGGGGAGGTGTGAAACAAAATCTAGCATTGACCCAATAATTTGCATAATAATCTTTGTTCCAAAGAACAAAATGGCAAATGCAATCCCTGAATAATAAACATTTTCAAAATTAAACAATTCAATCAACATTGAAATCGGACTTTCTGATGACATTTGTGGATACGGAATCCAAAGTCGAATATATGTAGCTAACTCACGGTGATACATATAAGCAACGACAAGTGAAACAATAAAGCCCGTTAAATGAATTAATTGTAGGATAAACCCTCTTCGTAATCCGATAAAAAAACTAAACAAAAGTATAATAAATAAAATGATACTAACCATCGTTTTCCTCTTTCTCCCGATTCTCTAATTGCTGGAGCTTGTCTACTAATTTAATATACTCATCGACAACATTCACAGCAGTTAGAACGGCTAATCGTGTTGTATCTAAATATGGATTCATTTTTTTAATTTCTCTCATTTTATTATCGACAACAGCAGCAACATCTGCAACATGACTTGATTGCTCATAAGAAACCACTGTATATTGTTGACCATATATCGTTACGGTTGTTCGCTTTTTTTCTTTTTCATCTTCCACCAAAAAGCCTCCTAACATCCAAGGAAATCCTAAACTATATCATACCATGAAGCGTTCTCTATGAAAATATTTCATAACGATTTATTTAATGCTGATTGTTTTTTTCAAAATATAAAAGGCAATATATTTACTATCATACTATATTTTTTCCTAAATACACCATTTTTTTATGTTAGATGTCGAGAAGTTCAATAAGAAAAACCGTGTGAGTGTCTTTTCTTTAAACGAAGAGCGAAGCCCTGACAGCCTTCGCTCTTCTAGAATAGGCTTTCAAAACTTCACTGCTAGACCAAAACTTTCCTTATCTTTTAAAAAAAGATACGCCAAAAGAAATTGCTCTTTGGCGTATCCTCTACTCTTATTATTAGGACCGTAATGTCGCTCCAAGTTCTTCCTCTAGTGCGTTTAATACCTTTTTGTGGACCGTAGTCACTTCCTCTTCTGTTAACGTCCGTTCAGGGTCTAAATATGTTAATGAAAAGGCAAGTGATTTTTTCCCTTTTTCTAAATGTTCACCTTGATATAAATCAAACAAATGAACTTTATTGAGTAATGATGTTCCTGTTTTTTCGATCACTTTTCTAACTTTATCTGCTTCCAAGCTTTCGTCTACAACAAGGGCAATATCTCTTGTCATAGATGGGTATCTAGGAATCGTCGTGTAGCGAAGATCCTTTGTTTCAAATGATAGCAATTGTTCTACGTGCAGTTGAAAGACGTACGTTGGAGAGAGATCCAAACTTTTTTGCAATTGCGGGTGGAGTTGACCGATAACCCCAATTTGCTTGTCATTTAAATAAACAAACGCCGTTCTTCCTGGATGCAGTCCTGCT
It contains:
- the zapA gene encoding cell division protein ZapA, with product MEDEKEKKRTTVTIYGQQYTVVSYEQSSHVADVAAVVDNKMREIKKMNPYLDTTRLAVLTAVNVVDEYIKLVDKLQQLENREKEENDG
- a CDS encoding CvpA family protein; the encoded protein is MVSIILFIILLFSFFIGLRRGFILQLIHLTGFIVSLVVAYMYHRELATYIRLWIPYPQMSSESPISMLIELFNFENVYYSGIAFAILFFGTKIIMQIIGSMLDFVSHLPILRTVNGWLGGVLGFIEAYLIMFVVLNVAALLPIEIVQSFLHQSSLAQFIVNHTPFLSDWIKDIWINNQL